Proteins from one Piscinibacter lacus genomic window:
- a CDS encoding F0F1 ATP synthase subunit epsilon, whose translation MATIHVDVVSAEALIFSGEAKFVALPGESGELGILPKHTPLISRIKPGAVRIERADNGEEEFVFVAGGILEVQPDRVTVLADTAIRGHDLDEAKATEAKQKAEEAMKNAKSDIDFAKAQGEFAAMAAQIAALRKFRRK comes from the coding sequence ATGGCCACCATCCACGTTGACGTCGTCTCGGCCGAAGCCCTGATCTTCTCGGGCGAAGCCAAGTTCGTCGCGCTGCCCGGCGAAAGCGGCGAGCTGGGCATCCTGCCCAAGCACACCCCCCTAATCAGCCGCATCAAGCCCGGTGCCGTGCGCATCGAGCGGGCCGACAACGGCGAAGAGGAGTTCGTCTTCGTCGCGGGCGGCATCCTCGAAGTGCAGCCGGACCGCGTGACCGTGCTGGCCGACACCGCCATCCGCGGCCACGACCTCGACGAGGCCAAGGCCACCGAGGCCAAGCAGAAGGCCGAGGAAGCGATGAAGAACGCCAAGAGCGACATCGACTTCGCCAAGGCCCAGGGCGAATTCGCCGCGATGGCCGCCCAGATCGCTGCGCTGCGCAAGTTCCGCCGCAAGTAA
- a CDS encoding aminoglycoside phosphotransferase family protein, which produces MSHPPIAWTDAQRQARFADWLQQLAGPQGLQADSLRPASADASFRRYFRIDSAQGSRIVMDAPPAQEDCKPFVALAALLREGGVRAPAVLDWDETQGFMLLEDLGDRTLLQALDGLDTAAAAPLYRQAMGALLQLQRIPAEGRVPAYDRALLQRELDLFKPWYVERQCGLSLDAKEAEQLDVCLARILDVCAGQPAVLVHRDFHSRNLMVDRADASAPLGVLDFQDAVWGPISYDLVSLLRDAYVQWDEEVQLDWAIRWWEQARKAGLPVDADFGAFWRDFEWMGLQRHLKVLGIFARLHHRDGKDAYLADLPRVWQYAHKVAARYQGLGPLAHLLERLAGVQRLDAATF; this is translated from the coding sequence ATGTCCCATCCCCCGATCGCCTGGACCGATGCCCAGCGCCAGGCCCGCTTCGCCGACTGGCTGCAGCAGCTCGCCGGCCCACAAGGCCTGCAAGCCGACAGCCTGCGCCCGGCCAGTGCCGATGCCAGCTTCCGCCGCTACTTCCGCATCGACAGCGCCCAGGGCAGCCGCATCGTGATGGACGCGCCGCCGGCGCAGGAGGACTGCAAGCCCTTCGTCGCCCTGGCCGCGCTGCTGCGTGAAGGCGGCGTGCGCGCGCCGGCGGTGCTGGACTGGGACGAGACCCAGGGCTTCATGCTGCTGGAGGACCTGGGCGACCGCACCCTGCTGCAGGCCCTGGACGGCCTGGACACCGCAGCCGCTGCGCCCCTCTACCGCCAGGCGATGGGCGCGCTGCTGCAATTGCAGCGCATCCCCGCCGAGGGCCGGGTGCCGGCCTACGACCGCGCCTTGCTCCAGCGCGAGCTGGACCTGTTCAAGCCCTGGTATGTGGAACGCCAGTGCGGCCTGAGCCTGGACGCCAAGGAGGCCGAGCAGCTCGACGTCTGTCTCGCCCGCATTCTGGACGTCTGCGCGGGCCAGCCCGCCGTGCTGGTTCATCGCGACTTCCACAGCCGCAACCTGATGGTCGACCGCGCGGACGCCTCCGCCCCGCTGGGCGTGCTGGACTTCCAGGACGCCGTCTGGGGCCCGATCAGCTACGACCTCGTCTCCCTGCTGCGCGATGCCTATGTGCAGTGGGACGAGGAAGTGCAGCTCGACTGGGCGATCCGCTGGTGGGAGCAGGCCCGCAAGGCCGGCCTGCCGGTCGATGCCGACTTCGGCGCCTTCTGGCGCGATTTCGAGTGGATGGGCCTGCAGCGCCACCTCAAGGTGCTCGGCATCTTCGCGCGCCTGCACCACCGCGACGGCAAGGATGCCTACCTGGCCGACCTGCCGCGCGTCTGGCAGTACGCCCACAAGGTTGCTGCGCGCTACCAGGGCCTGGGGCCGCTGGCTCATTTGCTGGAGCGCTTGGCCGGCGTGCAGCGGCTCGACGCCGCCACCTTCTGA
- the rsmA gene encoding 16S rRNA (adenine(1518)-N(6)/adenine(1519)-N(6))-dimethyltransferase RsmA has translation MKHIPRKRFGQHFLADFGVLHALVDAIDPQPGEHLVEIGPGLGAMTDPLVARCGRLTVIELDRDLAARLRRRPELEVVESDVLKVDVAALAAGRKLRIVGNLPYNISTPILFHLLEAVEVVVDQHFMLQKEVVDRMAAAPGGKDYGRLSVMLQWRYAIESVLDVPPEAFDPPPRVDSAVVRMQPLPAPAGVDAARLGALVTAAFSQRRKLLRHSLGRWLETQAYAGDFDLQRRAEEVPVAEFLALAAALPPVAA, from the coding sequence ATGAAGCACATCCCGCGCAAGCGTTTCGGCCAGCATTTCCTCGCCGACTTCGGCGTGCTCCACGCCCTTGTGGACGCCATCGACCCGCAGCCCGGCGAACACCTGGTCGAGATCGGCCCGGGCCTGGGCGCGATGACCGATCCGCTTGTCGCGCGCTGCGGCCGGCTGACCGTGATCGAGCTGGACCGCGACCTGGCCGCCCGCCTGCGTCGCCGGCCCGAGCTGGAGGTGGTCGAGTCCGATGTGCTCAAGGTCGATGTCGCCGCCCTGGCCGCCGGGCGCAAGCTGCGCATCGTCGGCAACCTGCCCTACAACATCTCCACGCCCATCCTCTTCCACTTGCTGGAGGCGGTCGAGGTCGTCGTCGACCAGCACTTCATGCTGCAAAAGGAGGTGGTCGACCGCATGGCCGCCGCCCCCGGCGGCAAGGACTACGGCCGCCTCAGCGTGATGCTGCAGTGGCGCTACGCGATCGAATCGGTGCTGGACGTGCCGCCCGAGGCCTTCGATCCGCCGCCGCGGGTCGATTCGGCCGTGGTCCGCATGCAGCCGCTGCCGGCGCCGGCCGGAGTGGACGCCGCACGGCTGGGCGCCCTGGTCACCGCGGCCTTCTCGCAGCGCCGCAAGCTGCTGCGCCACAGCCTGGGCCGCTGGCTGGAGACCCAGGCCTACGCGGGCGACTTCGACCTGCAGCGCCGCGCCGAGGAGGTGCCAGTGGCCGAGTTCCTCGCCCTGGCCGCCGCCCTGCCGCCCGTCGCGGCCTGA
- a CDS encoding 16S rRNA (uracil(1498)-N(3))-methyltransferase: MAAAPRCHVDRPLRAGDVFELPPGSARHVQVLRLQPGERLRLFDGRAHPGQPGGLDWSAEILHMGRSSVQVRVDTAEPVDRELSRPVSLALGMPANERMDWLVEKAGELGATAIEPLICARSVLRVQGERAEKRLAHWQGIAVAASEQCGRARVCQLHPVRSFRDGLRSPVEADPAAARYLLSFRPEALALPAALAALAPGQGLRLLSGPEGGLSPEEEAEALAAGWQPLSLGPRVLRAETAPLMVLAAVAAQG, translated from the coding sequence ATGGCCGCTGCGCCGCGTTGCCATGTCGATCGCCCGCTGCGCGCGGGCGATGTGTTCGAGCTGCCGCCGGGCAGCGCCCGCCATGTGCAGGTGCTGCGCTTGCAGCCGGGCGAGCGGCTGCGGCTCTTCGACGGCCGCGCGCATCCCGGCCAGCCCGGCGGCCTGGACTGGTCGGCCGAGATCCTGCACATGGGCCGCAGCAGCGTGCAGGTACGGGTCGACACCGCGGAGCCGGTGGACCGCGAGCTGTCTCGGCCGGTGAGCCTGGCCCTTGGCATGCCGGCCAACGAGCGCATGGACTGGCTGGTCGAGAAAGCCGGTGAGTTGGGCGCGACCGCGATCGAGCCGCTGATCTGCGCCCGCTCGGTGCTGCGCGTGCAGGGCGAGCGGGCCGAGAAGCGGCTGGCGCACTGGCAGGGCATTGCGGTGGCGGCCTCCGAGCAATGCGGCCGGGCGCGGGTCTGCCAGCTTCATCCCGTGCGCAGCTTCCGCGACGGACTGCGCAGCCCGGTTGAAGCCGACCCCGCCGCGGCTCGCTACCTGCTGAGCTTCCGGCCCGAGGCCCTGGCCCTGCCCGCCGCCCTGGCGGCCCTGGCGCCGGGCCAGGGCCTGCGCCTGCTCAGCGGGCCCGAGGGCGGCCTGAGCCCCGAGGAAGAGGCCGAGGCCCTGGCCGCGGGCTGGCAGCCGCTGAGCCTGGGGCCCCGCGTGCTGCGCGCGGAGACCGCGCCGCTGATGGTGCTGGCAGCCGTCGCCGCCCAGGGCTGA
- a CDS encoding LPS-assembly protein LptD: protein MRAARSALTLPRPAGLPGPAARLSLPYLLAGLMLAGSAEAGQGASGKRGAASQAGKVTGGSGLCPAPAGWGAGAELGALLPAEPGQSASRNRLEGRLAAGREAELPVSVEAERLSGTPGVDSLAEGHAVLSRGPVTLRADRIGYKPPEDLAEAEGEVVITRDGNVFRGKSLSLRLGRYEGEFVEPSYFFARTQAGGSAARFEFLGENRGRATDASYSSCPPSAQDWVLRSDRVTLDFAANEGVAEGAVLRFLGVPILAAPKLSFPLTEARKSGWLPPNINLDNKSGLDVAVPYYWNIAPDRDATITPRVYSRRGAGATGEYRYLSASDRGSLEATALPDDRVAGRDRWALNLRHEGGLGARAPVYRQDGSALLDYRFSMQRVSDDDYWKDFPRGVPSLTPRLLPTNLQAEHRRAADWGLTTAYARVQRYQVLQDADLTARILAPYRREPQIGLRQIGAARGFEWRWETEANRFSHEDRSLVAGNRVHLLGSIARPIRPLGASGWTVTPRLSLNSASYDLDEPLANGRKRLSRTLPTVSLDSAWVFEREASYFGRRFTQTLEPRLLYVHTPFRRQDQLPNFDSAANDFNITSIFAENAFSGIDRVSDANQLTAGVTSRFLDPSTGAEVLRLGVVQRVLFDDQRVTPDGPPITQRLSDLLLLGSTNLIPRWWLDGNLQYSPQTDRIQRQVLGVRYSPGPLRTINAAYRFTREATDQLEVGWQWPLNAHGREHAQTLLDREQDAAARGDPVSLSRFGAGGSALGCAGAWYTVGNLKYSRRDDRVTDAIVGFEYDSGCWIARIVAERLSTGRSEATTRLLLQLELVGLSRLGSNPLGVLRDNIPGYRPLRDEGAAIGSLPLTQ, encoded by the coding sequence GTGCGCGCTGCCCGCTCTGCCCTCACCCTGCCCCGGCCCGCCGGCCTGCCCGGCCCGGCGGCCCGGCTGTCCCTGCCCTACCTGCTGGCCGGCCTGATGCTGGCCGGCTCGGCCGAGGCCGGCCAGGGCGCGTCCGGTAAGCGCGGGGCCGCTTCCCAGGCAGGCAAGGTGACGGGCGGCAGCGGCCTCTGCCCGGCGCCTGCCGGCTGGGGCGCCGGGGCCGAGCTGGGCGCCCTGCTGCCAGCCGAGCCGGGCCAGTCGGCTTCGCGCAACCGGCTGGAAGGCCGCCTGGCGGCGGGCCGTGAGGCCGAGCTGCCGGTCAGCGTCGAAGCCGAACGGCTCAGCGGCACGCCGGGCGTCGATTCCCTGGCCGAAGGCCATGCGGTGCTCAGCCGCGGCCCGGTCACCTTGCGGGCCGACCGGATCGGCTACAAGCCGCCGGAGGACCTGGCCGAGGCCGAGGGCGAGGTGGTCATCACCCGCGATGGCAATGTCTTCCGCGGCAAGTCCCTGTCGCTCAGGCTGGGCCGCTACGAGGGCGAGTTCGTCGAGCCGAGCTACTTCTTCGCCCGCACGCAGGCCGGCGGCTCGGCGGCGCGCTTCGAGTTCCTTGGCGAGAACCGCGGCCGCGCGACCGATGCCAGCTACAGCAGTTGCCCGCCGTCCGCGCAGGACTGGGTGCTGCGCAGCGACCGCGTGACCCTGGACTTCGCAGCCAACGAGGGCGTGGCCGAAGGCGCGGTGCTGCGCTTCCTGGGCGTGCCCATCCTGGCCGCGCCCAAGCTCAGCTTTCCGCTGACCGAGGCGCGCAAGTCCGGCTGGCTGCCGCCCAACATCAACCTCGACAACAAGAGCGGTCTCGATGTCGCGGTGCCCTACTACTGGAACATCGCGCCCGACCGCGATGCCACGATCACCCCGCGCGTCTACAGCCGCCGCGGCGCCGGCGCGACCGGCGAGTACCGCTACCTGAGCGCCAGCGACCGCGGCTCGCTCGAAGCCACCGCCCTGCCCGACGACCGGGTGGCCGGCCGCGACCGCTGGGCCCTGAACCTGCGCCACGAGGGCGGGCTGGGCGCGCGGGCGCCTGTCTACCGCCAGGATGGCTCGGCCCTGCTGGACTACCGTTTCTCGATGCAGCGGGTCTCGGACGACGATTACTGGAAGGACTTCCCGCGCGGCGTGCCCAGCCTCACCCCGCGCCTGCTGCCGACGAATCTGCAAGCCGAGCACCGTCGCGCGGCCGACTGGGGCCTGACCACCGCCTACGCCCGCGTGCAGCGCTACCAGGTGCTGCAGGACGCCGACCTGACGGCCCGCATCCTCGCCCCCTACCGCCGCGAGCCGCAGATCGGCCTGCGCCAGATCGGCGCGGCGCGCGGCTTCGAGTGGCGCTGGGAGACCGAGGCCAACCGCTTCAGCCACGAGGACCGCAGCCTCGTCGCCGGCAACCGCGTGCACCTGCTGGGCAGCATCGCGCGGCCGATCCGGCCGCTGGGCGCCAGCGGCTGGACGGTGACGCCGCGGCTCTCGCTCAACAGCGCCAGCTACGACCTCGACGAGCCGCTGGCCAACGGGCGCAAGCGCCTCTCGCGCACCCTGCCCACCGTTTCGCTCGACAGCGCCTGGGTCTTCGAGCGCGAGGCCAGCTACTTCGGCCGGCGCTTCACGCAGACGCTGGAGCCGCGCTTGCTCTATGTCCACACGCCCTTCCGGCGCCAGGACCAACTGCCCAACTTCGACAGCGCGGCCAACGACTTCAACATCACCTCCATCTTTGCCGAGAACGCCTTCTCCGGCATCGACCGGGTGAGCGATGCCAACCAGCTCACCGCCGGCGTGACGAGCCGCTTCCTCGACCCCTCCACCGGCGCCGAGGTCCTGCGCCTGGGCGTGGTGCAGCGCGTGCTCTTCGACGACCAGCGGGTCACGCCCGACGGCCCGCCCATCACCCAGCGCCTGTCCGACCTGCTGCTGCTGGGCAGCACCAACCTCATCCCGCGCTGGTGGCTGGACGGCAACCTCCAGTACAGCCCGCAGACCGACCGCATCCAGCGCCAGGTGCTGGGCGTGCGCTATTCGCCGGGCCCGCTGCGGACGATCAATGCCGCCTACCGCTTCACCCGCGAGGCCACCGACCAGCTTGAAGTCGGCTGGCAGTGGCCCCTGAATGCCCATGGGCGCGAGCATGCCCAGACCCTGCTCGACCGCGAGCAGGATGCCGCCGCCCGCGGCGACCCGGTGAGCCTCTCGCGCTTCGGCGCGGGTGGCAGCGCCCTGGGCTGCGCGGGCGCCTGGTACACCGTCGGCAACCTCAAGTACAGCCGCCGCGACGACCGGGTGACCGATGCCATCGTCGGCTTCGAGTACGACTCGGGCTGCTGGATCGCCCGCATCGTCGCCGAGCGCCTGTCCACCGGCCGCAGCGAGGCCACCACCCGCCTGCTGCTGCAACTGGAGCTGGTCGGCCTGTCGCGCCTGGGCTCCAACCCGCTGGGCGTGCTGCGCGACAACATTCCCGGCTACCGCCCGCTGCGCGACGAAGGCGCCGCCATCGGCAGCCTGCCGCTCACGCAATGA
- the atpD gene encoding F0F1 ATP synthase subunit beta, protein MSNTQAAVGKIVQCIGAVVDVEFPRDRMPKVYDALKMEGSALTLEVQQQLGDGVVRTIALGSSDGLRRGLTVTNTGAAITVPVGPATLGRIMDVLGSPIDERGPVDQTHTASIHRKAPSYDELSPSQELLETGIKVIDLICPFAKGGKVGLFGGAGVGKTVNMMELINNIAKAHSGLSVFAGVGERTREGNDFYHEMADSGVVNLENLAESKVSMVYGQMNEPPGNRLRVALTGLTIAESFRDEGRDVLFFVDNIYRYTLAGTEVSALLGRMPSAVGYQPTLAEEMGRLQERITSTKVGSITSIQAVYVPADDLTDPSPATTFAHLDATVVLSRDIASLGIYPAVDPLDSTSRQIDPNVIGEEHYSTTRAVQGILQRYKELRDIIAILGMDELAPEDKLTVARARKIQRFLSQPFHVAEVFTGSPGKYVPLKETIRGFKMIVAGECDSLPEQAFYMVGTIDEAFEKAKKLQ, encoded by the coding sequence ATGTCGAACACTCAAGCCGCGGTCGGCAAGATCGTCCAGTGCATCGGCGCGGTCGTGGACGTGGAGTTTCCGCGCGACCGCATGCCCAAGGTCTACGACGCGCTGAAGATGGAGGGCTCGGCCCTCACGCTGGAAGTCCAGCAGCAGCTCGGCGACGGCGTGGTCCGCACCATCGCCCTGGGTTCGTCCGACGGCCTGCGCCGCGGCCTGACCGTGACCAACACCGGCGCGGCCATCACCGTGCCGGTCGGCCCGGCCACCCTGGGCCGCATCATGGACGTGCTGGGCTCTCCCATCGACGAGCGCGGCCCGGTCGACCAGACCCACACCGCCTCGATCCACCGCAAGGCCCCCAGCTACGACGAGCTCTCGCCGTCGCAGGAGCTGCTGGAAACCGGCATCAAGGTGATCGACCTGATCTGCCCCTTCGCCAAGGGCGGCAAGGTGGGTCTGTTCGGCGGCGCCGGCGTCGGCAAGACCGTGAACATGATGGAGCTCATCAACAACATCGCCAAGGCGCACAGCGGCCTGTCGGTGTTCGCGGGGGTGGGCGAGCGGACCCGCGAGGGCAACGACTTCTATCACGAGATGGCCGATTCGGGCGTCGTCAACCTGGAGAACCTGGCCGAGTCCAAGGTGTCCATGGTCTACGGCCAGATGAACGAGCCGCCGGGCAACCGCCTGCGCGTCGCGCTGACCGGCCTGACCATTGCCGAGTCCTTCCGCGACGAAGGCCGGGACGTGCTGTTCTTCGTGGACAACATCTACCGCTACACCCTGGCCGGTACCGAAGTGTCCGCGCTGCTGGGCCGCATGCCCTCCGCCGTGGGCTACCAGCCGACGCTGGCCGAGGAAATGGGCCGCCTGCAAGAGCGGATCACGTCGACCAAGGTCGGCTCGATCACCTCGATCCAGGCCGTCTACGTGCCTGCGGACGACCTGACCGACCCCTCGCCGGCCACGACCTTCGCCCACCTGGACGCCACCGTCGTGCTGTCGCGTGACATTGCCTCCCTGGGCATCTACCCGGCGGTCGACCCGCTCGACTCGACCTCGCGCCAGATCGACCCGAACGTGATCGGCGAAGAGCACTACTCGACCACCCGCGCCGTCCAGGGCATCCTGCAGCGCTACAAGGAGCTGCGCGACATCATCGCCATCCTGGGCATGGACGAGCTGGCGCCGGAAGACAAGCTGACCGTGGCCCGCGCCCGGAAGATCCAGCGCTTCCTGTCGCAGCCCTTCCACGTGGCCGAAGTCTTCACCGGCTCGCCGGGCAAGTACGTGCCGCTGAAGGAAACCATCCGCGGCTTCAAGATGATCGTGGCCGGCGAATGCGATTCGCTGCCAGAGCAGGCCTTCTACATGGTCGGCACCATCGACGAAGCCTTCGAGAAGGCCAAGAAGCTTCAGTAA
- a CDS encoding peptidylprolyl isomerase: MTPSALLPAVSILRLLPLRALGRACAGGALLIAALAQAQPASQISDYIVAVVGRELVTHAEVQRRVLALEREAQRNGQRLPPAEDLRSQVLEQMIMERAQLAHARESGVRISDEELDRAVANIAASNRMTPQQLRERLQQEGTDPARFRSQIRDQMLVERVREREVQGRIRVTDAEIDRYLEQRQAESVPEYHIAQILVPVPEGASEAEASQRRVIAERALARAKAGEPFAALVDEYSAGSKADGGSLGGLRTADRLPDLFVEAVKPLRAGELAPAVLRSGAGFHVLKLVERSEGGLNVQQSHARHILLRTSPQLGRDKVVARLRELKAQIESGRLPFAQAAREVSEDGSAPQGGDLGWASPGQFVPEFEQVLDRLPIGVVSEPVVSRFGVHLIEVTERRRVPVDRRQLREAARNAAREQKYEPAYEEWSRDIRARAYVEMREPPR; this comes from the coding sequence ATGACCCCCTCTGCCCTGCTGCCCGCCGTGTCCATCCTCCGCCTTCTCCCCCTGCGCGCCCTGGGGCGCGCCTGCGCCGGTGGCGCACTCCTGATCGCCGCCCTGGCCCAGGCCCAGCCGGCCAGCCAGATCAGCGACTACATCGTGGCCGTGGTCGGCCGCGAGCTGGTCACGCATGCCGAGGTGCAGCGCCGCGTCCTCGCCCTGGAACGCGAGGCCCAGCGCAACGGCCAGCGCCTGCCGCCGGCCGAGGACCTGCGCAGCCAGGTGCTGGAGCAGATGATCATGGAGCGCGCCCAGCTCGCCCATGCGCGCGAGAGCGGCGTGCGCATCAGCGACGAGGAGCTGGACCGCGCCGTGGCCAATATCGCGGCCTCCAACCGCATGACGCCGCAGCAGTTGCGCGAGCGCCTTCAGCAGGAAGGCACCGACCCGGCCCGCTTCCGCAGCCAGATCCGCGATCAGATGCTGGTCGAGCGCGTGCGCGAGCGCGAGGTGCAGGGCCGCATCCGCGTCACCGACGCCGAGATCGACCGCTACCTCGAACAACGCCAGGCCGAATCGGTGCCGGAGTACCACATCGCGCAGATCCTGGTTCCGGTGCCCGAAGGCGCGTCCGAGGCCGAGGCGAGCCAGCGCCGCGTGATCGCCGAGCGAGCCCTGGCCCGCGCCAAGGCCGGCGAGCCCTTCGCCGCCCTGGTCGACGAGTACTCCGCCGGCAGCAAGGCCGACGGCGGCTCGCTGGGCGGCCTGCGCACGGCCGACCGCCTGCCCGACCTCTTCGTCGAAGCCGTCAAGCCCCTGCGGGCGGGCGAGCTGGCCCCTGCGGTGCTGCGCTCCGGCGCCGGCTTCCATGTGCTCAAGCTGGTCGAGCGCAGCGAGGGCGGCCTGAATGTGCAGCAGAGTCATGCCCGCCACATCCTGCTGCGCACCAGCCCGCAGCTCGGTCGCGACAAGGTCGTGGCCCGCCTGCGTGAGCTGAAGGCCCAGATCGAATCGGGCCGCCTGCCCTTCGCCCAGGCGGCGCGCGAGGTGTCCGAGGACGGCAGCGCGCCGCAGGGCGGCGACCTGGGCTGGGCCTCGCCCGGCCAGTTCGTGCCCGAGTTCGAGCAGGTCCTGGACCGCCTGCCGATCGGCGTCGTCTCCGAGCCGGTGGTCTCGCGTTTCGGCGTGCACCTCATCGAGGTGACCGAGCGCCGCCGCGTGCCGGTCGACCGCCGCCAGTTGCGCGAGGCCGCCCGCAATGCCGCGCGCGAGCAGAAGTACGAGCCGGCCTACGAGGAATGGTCGCGCGACATCCGCGCCCGCGCCTATGTCGAGATGCGCGAGCCGCCGCGCTGA